One stretch of Urocitellus parryii isolate mUroPar1 chromosome 12, mUroPar1.hap1, whole genome shotgun sequence DNA includes these proteins:
- the C12H2orf74 gene encoding uncharacterized protein C2orf74 homolog, with protein MEIMGMNAPVRHGILVQRRNKEAVATSLENREDMEAQEGDKMKKKQVSGNAGETDQEGEKLKITHLPVNRVSSDVENSKRPLKGVTFSREVIVVDLGNEYSAPRSYTREHKERK; from the exons ATGGAAATCATGGGAATGAATGCACCAGTGAGGCACGGCATTCTTGTCCAGAGACGGAATAAGGAAGCGGTGGCCACATCCTTAGAAAACAGAGAGGACATGGAGGCACAGGAGggagacaaaatgaaaaagaagcaaGTGTCTGGGAATGCTGGAGAAACTGATCAAGAG GGTGAAAAGTTGAAGATAACACACCTACCTGTCAATAGAGTTTCTTCAGATGTTGAAAACTCAAAAAGACCTTTAAAAGGAGTGACATTTTCTAGGGAAGTAATTGTCGTGGATCTTGGTAATGAATACTCTGCACCTCGAAGTTACACTCGAGAacataaagagagaaaatga